TGCTCCAGTAACTGTGACGTTGAATGGGCAGGATTATTCGACGACAACGGATCAGAACGGTTACGTCGATCTGATCATTACTGACCATGGCCTGGAGCCAGGATGGCACGAGGCGAAGATCCAGCCAGAGAATGGCTTGTATGACGTGGCGCGAGTGAACATCATTTCTCCGGACGTACGATTCGGCATTGTTAGCGATATTGATGACACCGTTATTTCAACGTCGTTGCCGCGTCCGTTGATCGCTGCGTGGAACACCTTTGTTCTCAAGGAGCAGGCGCGCCGGATCGTGCCTGGCATGGCGCCGATGTATCGAAATTTGCTGGCAGAGTTCCCGGGGGCACCGATTTTTTACTTATCGACAGGTGCGTGGAACACGGCTGATACGTTGACGCGGTTTTTGGATCGTCATGGCTATCCGGCGGGGCCCTTGTTGCTGACTGATTGGGGCCCAACGAACACGGGCTGGTTCAGGTCGGGGCAGGATCATAAGCGCCGGAACCTGCACCGGTTGGCTACGGAGTTTCCGCATATCCGGTGGGTTCTTGTGGGTGATGACGGCCAGCACGATCCTCGTATTTACGGTGATTTTGCTCGTGATCGAGCAGATGTGGTTCGGGCGATCGGTATCCGTGAGTTGACCCCGGCTGAGCAGGTACTGTCGCACGGTTTACCGCTGTCTGTTGAAGGGTTTTCACCACGCGTTCATCGTCCTGTCCCGGTGGTGCGCGCTCCCGATGGGTATGGATTGGGTCCGCAGATGCGTGCAGCGTTAGGGATTGAGTCCTCGCGGTCTGCTGTGGCTCCTCGGGTGATTCATACCCGGCAGGATGAAGATAAGCAGGATGGCACCCCGGGGGCTGCCCAGTAGTGGCTCTTGTGAGGTAAATGCTGCGTTGCTGTGATAGCAGGTTGCTTGGACACTGGTGACTATGACGTTCAGTGATGTGCCCGAGGTTGGGCCCGGCGAGGTGCCTGCTGGTGCTGTGGTTGTTGATGTGCGTGAGCCTGAAGAGTGGGTGGCGGGGCACGCAGCGGGGGCCCGCCATGTGCCTTTAAGTGAGCTGCCCGGACGGTTGAACGAGCTTCCTCAGAGCGATCAGCTGTTTGTGGTGTGCCGTTCGGGTGGCCGTTCCGCTCGGGCGGTGGAGTTTTTGCGTGGCTTTGGTTTTGATGCGGTCAATGTGGCTGGTGGGACGTTGGCCTGGCATGCCTCCAATCTGCCGATGGTCAGCGAGAATGGGCAGCAGCCTTCAGCGATGTGATGGCTGCTCGCTGTCACGATGGCGCCGGATGTTGTGCAGGAGCTCATCGGCGCTGAATCGTCCTGCGCCGGTCACAGCGAGAGTGATCGCTACTGCACCGATCATGCCCACCAGTTCCCAGCCGCCATTTTTAATGAAAATCCCGTGCCCCATATGAGCAATCACGAATGCGCCGAACATGTTCGCAGCGACAACAAGAGCTGTGAGCACGGTTGCAGCTCCTAGAACGATGAGAACTCCCCCTATCAACTCGATAGTGGCGGCAGCGGTAGCACTGAGGTAGGGCATGGGAGCACCCATGCGGGTGAAGGCGGCAGCGGTGGCAGAAATGCCATCGAGGAAAAACTTCTGCCAGCCGTGCGCAATAAGCACTACACCAAGGAGGAGGCGGGCAAGAAGAAGTGCGGTGGCGCGAAGAGAATCAGGCAAGCTCATGAATGGCCTTTCTTGAGGATGCTCCTGGTGAAAGCAGGCTGGATGCCCAACTTTTGGGCTAGAAGCTAGCTAAACCGACTTAATGTGAATATTCAACTAACGAAAACAGTACACATGTCAGCGTCGCTGCATTATGGTTCCCATAACGCAGCGACGCTGACATGTTATGTTTCACAACCACATTCACCCCACGCAGGAGCAACACATGAACACGCCCAACCTCACCCTCGTCGAACTCACCCCCACCACCCCCAACGCCGACGCAGCTCTTGCCCTCATCGACGCCGTCGCTGAACGAGCCGCCACCGTCGGAGCGGAAATCATCGAATCCGAAGTAACCCGCACCGGATCACGCATCTTCATCGTCGTGCAAGCCCCCGACCCAGACGCATTCGCCACCGCCTTCACCCAACAACCATTCCCCAACACCAGCGAAGTCAGCGCGCCCACCCCCGTGCGCCTCGTAGGCGCCGACCTCGAAGACCTCAAAGCCCAACGCCCCTCCGCTGGCTACCTCGTCGAATGGGATCTACCCGAAGAACTCGACATGGACACCTACCTGGCAAACAAAAAACGCAAAACCCCGCTCTACGCCAACGTCCCCGAAACCACATTCCTGCGCACCTACGTCCGCGAAGACATGGCCAAATGCCTCTGCTTCTACAACGCCCCTGACGAAAGCGCCGTCAAACGTGCCCGAGAAGCAGTCAGCACCCCCATCGACCGCCTTTTCGCCCTCTCCACCGGGACCAGCCCCTCATGAACACCGCAACGCCCACACTCGGCCGCTCCACCGGGGTAAACCCGCACCTGATCAACCACGAACGCTACGCAACGGCGTTGACCACCGTGGCAGCCCAAGCCACCGACGTCGATGCTCACCGCGTTGACCCCCGCACCGCTATGCATGAAATCCTGCGCAGCGGCATCTTCGAACCCACTCTGACTCCCCTAGCCAACGGCACCACCGCGGTAAACATTCAAGACAGCACACAAGTACTGGCTGATCTCGCCTACGAATGCATGACCACAGCATTCACCACCTGGGCACACCGGATGGTGCTTGATTTCTTTGCCCGCGGCCAGCGCTCACCGTTGGCCGAAGAAATATTCACCGAACTGCGC
This region of Dermatophilus congolensis genomic DNA includes:
- a CDS encoding rhodanese-like domain-containing protein; translation: MTFSDVPEVGPGEVPAGAVVVDVREPEEWVAGHAAGARHVPLSELPGRLNELPQSDQLFVVCRSGGRSARAVEFLRGFGFDAVNVAGGTLAWHASNLPMVSENGQQPSAM
- a CDS encoding App1 family protein, which translates into the protein MARPHAAARIETRVNSAITRTLRRHGWKGRALAHTGYGSVDFVRVMGRVVLTRGEVEQGQARPDVGDWIRSPLTDQMRGWRAFITAQLAHAPVTVTLNGQDYSTTTDQNGYVDLIITDHGLEPGWHEAKIQPENGLYDVARVNIISPDVRFGIVSDIDDTVISTSLPRPLIAAWNTFVLKEQARRIVPGMAPMYRNLLAEFPGAPIFYLSTGAWNTADTLTRFLDRHGYPAGPLLLTDWGPTNTGWFRSGQDHKRRNLHRLATEFPHIRWVLVGDDGQHDPRIYGDFARDRADVVRAIGIRELTPAEQVLSHGLPLSVEGFSPRVHRPVPVVRAPDGYGLGPQMRAALGIESSRSAVAPRVIHTRQDEDKQDGTPGAAQ
- a CDS encoding DoxX family protein, producing the protein MSLPDSLRATALLLARLLLGVVLIAHGWQKFFLDGISATAAAFTRMGAPMPYLSATAAATIELIGGVLIVLGAATVLTALVVAANMFGAFVIAHMGHGIFIKNGGWELVGMIGAVAITLAVTGAGRFSADELLHNIRRHRDSEQPSHR
- a CDS encoding DUF4242 domain-containing protein, which encodes MNTPNLTLVELTPTTPNADAALALIDAVAERAATVGAEIIESEVTRTGSRIFIVVQAPDPDAFATAFTQQPFPNTSEVSAPTPVRLVGADLEDLKAQRPSAGYLVEWDLPEELDMDTYLANKKRKTPLYANVPETTFLRTYVREDMAKCLCFYNAPDESAVKRAREAVSTPIDRLFALSTGTSPS